A window of the Fuscovulum sp. genome harbors these coding sequences:
- a CDS encoding acyl-CoA dehydrogenase family protein: MQFGLTEEQQMIVETTRSFVENELYPHEMEVERTGHLRMDLIKEIQAKAMQAGLYAANMPAEVGGAGLDTLSWLLYEKELGKANYALHWTCVARPSNILLAATEEQRQKYLYPCIRGEKWDCLAMTEPGAGSDLRGMKASAKPDGDDWVLNGTKHFISHADLADFAICFMASGEEDTPRGKKKLITAFFVDKGTPGFTVRDGYRNVSHRGYTNAILEFDNCRIPKSQILGEVHKGFEVANTWLGATRLQVAATCLGRAERALTHAVQYAAERQQFGQQIGKFQGISFKLADMALELKAAELLTWEAAWKFDQGTVTEADMSMAKLKATEVLAFIADEAIQIHGGMGLMDDLPLERIWRDARVERIWEGTSEIQRHIISRQMLRAFGA, encoded by the coding sequence ATGCAATTCGGCCTGACCGAAGAACAGCAGATGATCGTCGAGACAACGCGCAGCTTCGTCGAGAACGAGCTTTATCCCCATGAAATGGAGGTGGAGCGCACAGGCCACCTGCGAATGGACCTGATAAAGGAGATTCAGGCCAAGGCGATGCAGGCAGGTCTATATGCCGCCAACATGCCGGCCGAGGTGGGGGGGGCAGGCCTCGATACGCTGTCCTGGCTGCTTTATGAAAAAGAGTTGGGCAAAGCCAACTATGCCTTGCACTGGACCTGTGTCGCGCGGCCATCGAACATCCTCTTGGCCGCGACGGAAGAGCAGCGGCAGAAATACCTTTATCCCTGCATCAGGGGCGAGAAATGGGATTGCCTTGCCATGACGGAACCGGGCGCCGGGTCCGATCTGCGCGGGATGAAGGCCAGCGCGAAACCGGATGGCGATGACTGGGTGCTGAACGGCACAAAGCATTTCATCAGCCACGCCGATCTGGCCGATTTCGCCATCTGTTTCATGGCCAGTGGCGAAGAAGACACCCCGCGTGGAAAGAAAAAGCTGATCACGGCCTTCTTTGTCGACAAGGGCACCCCCGGTTTCACGGTGCGCGACGGATACCGGAACGTCAGCCACCGGGGATATACCAACGCCATTCTGGAATTCGACAATTGCCGCATCCCGAAAAGCCAGATCCTGGGCGAGGTGCACAAGGGGTTTGAGGTTGCCAATACCTGGCTTGGCGCGACGCGGCTTCAGGTTGCTGCGACCTGCCTTGGCCGGGCCGAACGGGCCTTGACCCATGCGGTGCAATACGCAGCCGAACGCCAGCAATTCGGGCAACAGATCGGCAAGTTTCAAGGGATCAGCTTCAAGCTGGCCGATATGGCGTTGGAGTTGAAGGCGGCCGAATTGCTGACTTGGGAAGCGGCCTGGAAGTTCGATCAGGGCACGGTGACCGAGGCGGATATGAGCATGGCCAAGCTGAAGGCCACCGAAGTGCTGGCCTTCATCGCGGATGAGGCGATCCAGATTCACGGCGGGATGGGGCTGATGGACGACCTGCCGCTGGAACGCATCTGGCGCGATGCGCGGGTGGAACGCATCTGGGAAGGCACGTCCGAGATTCAGCGCCACATCATCAGCCGCCAGATGCTGCGGGCCTTTGGTGCATGA
- a CDS encoding SDR family oxidoreductase, whose translation MTRRVLITAGANGIGLVMARAFADAGDRVWVTDVDAAAVLAVPQGINATRCDASNEGEMVTLFAAIAAQWGGLDVLCANAGIKGPTAAIEDMDLGEWHSCLGVNLDGAMIAAKHAARLMKPAGSGVMIFTSSTSGLYGTPFRAPYVAAKWGVIGLMKTVAMELGPYGIRANAICPGSVNGPRIDRVIEAEAVAKGMTPDAVRQGYASGTAMKRLTDPEDVAAMALFLASDGAKMVSGQALAVDGMTYNVDP comes from the coding sequence GTGACACGCCGCGTCTTGATCACAGCGGGGGCGAATGGCATCGGGCTGGTGATGGCGCGGGCCTTTGCCGATGCGGGTGATCGCGTCTGGGTAACAGACGTGGATGCCGCCGCCGTTTTGGCCGTGCCGCAAGGCATCAACGCCACGCGCTGTGATGCGTCGAACGAAGGTGAGATGGTCACGCTTTTCGCGGCCATCGCGGCGCAATGGGGCGGGCTGGATGTGCTTTGCGCCAATGCCGGGATCAAGGGGCCGACGGCTGCAATCGAGGATATGGACCTTGGCGAATGGCACAGCTGCCTTGGTGTGAACCTTGATGGTGCGATGATCGCGGCCAAGCACGCGGCACGGCTGATGAAACCGGCGGGGTCCGGGGTGATGATCTTCACCTCCTCCACCTCGGGCCTTTATGGGACGCCGTTCCGCGCGCCCTATGTGGCGGCGAAATGGGGCGTGATCGGGCTGATGAAGACCGTGGCGATGGAGCTTGGCCCTTACGGCATCCGCGCCAACGCGATATGCCCTGGGTCCGTGAACGGCCCCCGCATCGACCGCGTGATCGAGGCAGAGGCCGTGGCCAAGGGCATGACCCCTGACGCCGTGCGACAGGGCTATGCCAGCGGCACTGCGATGAAGCGGCTGACCGATCCCGAAGATGTGGCCGCCATGGCGCTGTTCCTTGCCTCGGACGGGGCGAAGATGGTGTCGGGGCAGGCGCTTGCCGTCGACGGCATGACCTATAACGTTGATCCGTAA